In Drosophila subpulchrella strain 33 F10 #4 breed RU33 chromosome 3R, RU_Dsub_v1.1 Primary Assembly, whole genome shotgun sequence, the following are encoded in one genomic region:
- the LOC119545828 gene encoding rho GTPase-activating protein 100F isoform X12, with amino-acid sequence MQWKKKFTRLKAATGNSRVRRMLCCGRRKENGRSVPDVTASPGRAPPGPLPANQLSSLGNQQHHGNHHGNQGNHRGPSGSLSNAAGVKDPVMLQGDFRKVSGISSEIFRQIEAVENDHDPNTAAALEAVERRGEMIVRVLEPRCMGSKQAVDAAHKLMNKADGRHTVQLVEIVKRPGQTLGLYIREGNGADRTDGVFISRIALESAVYNSGCLRVGDEILAVNLVDVTHMSLDDVVIIMSIPRRLVLAIRQRRGNRGTGSPGPPTLSRPEQKPPPVVVIKRDLRDEDLDETDRMPRPRSSRERRTGDGREMTESRSRLGLGLNNYSPQSEQLDMYYNTRGGGGGGAMGEPPNWGYKPPPPPSSVITEQPTKGHAFAPSHAYYQNAGTLESLAEKVHAFYPGQPGAPPVGPSRRMSTGTGNVGLAQQHARFPRSGSDQHLPRVEYADYSNSLGRHSLLRSSLKPGTAGGAPMPVGVGGTLGRYGRYDQQRAGVSKYGPPAGGAQSLTRRSRPNLDYSSDTEATIGPRPSYYYYNRPAIGSMPRGAGGAGGGVGAAAAAALLAGATDLNKFNSLPRERPGVRLQGIRSRMGDRLVDENDGNTSAPEFDARRGRDLRQRITASPSIFTADEYRAWLRRAPSSSAIAEQMRMTRDMFAQPRAQRFSCSAENIHDALRNTESIYSSRTHILGTGTLDRNMGLTRPISALPVRSMSSQHIGGAGSIRSPSIRRMRQLLELSAGPASPSGSILSTGGHQSPAPTPSATLPRPHRQIDINPAEFAKYKLDKPIVDIGGISGMLWIHLLAGRGLRTAPEGAGGQAPPGQTRDLYCVIECDRVHKARTVVRSGDLQFDWDESFELDLVGNKQLDVLVYSWDPQHRHKLCYRGAISLSSILRQSPLHQLALKVEPRGTIYIRMRHTDPLALYKRRGLPSLRAGYPTLFGADLETVVNRESKNAPGSAPVPIVLRRCVEEVERRGLDIIGLYRLCGSATKKRLLREAFERNSRAVELSPEHVPDINVITGVLKDYLRELPEPLFTRCLFQMTVDALAVCLPDDPEGNAKLMLSILDCLPRANRATLVFLLDHLSLVVSNSERNKMSAQALATVMGPPLMLHSASAQPGADIDHAQPIAVLKYLLQIWPQPQAQHQQMAQHMGGAAGAMMGGLATAGSMSNMAGVASDRSARRVNRAAWKQSQCVASGQTATSTAAAGAAHGGGQSSALVHFGNQHTLPRPSSALSHSQQSSVSISSGSVSSIASSLATSGATALSIGGLSGLSNSRPIATATSRHTLPRQ; translated from the exons CAACAACATCATGGCAACCATCATGGAAACCAGGGCAACCACCGCGGCCCAAGCGGTAGTCTGTCGAACGCAGCAGGGGTCAAGGACCCGGTGATGCTCCAGGGCGACTTCCGCAAGGTCAGCGGCATCAGCTCAGAGATCTTCCGCCAGATAGAGGCCGTCGAGAATGACCACGACCCCAACACGGCCGCGGCTCTGGAGGCAGTGGAGCGTCGCGGGGAGATGATCGTGCGCGTCCTGGAGCCGCGATGCATGGGCAGCAAGCAGGCGGTGGACGCCGCCCACAAGCTGATGAACAAGGCGGACGGACGACACACAGTGCAGCTGGTGGAGATCGTCAAGCGGCCTGGTCAGACGCTGGGCCTGTACATCCGCGAGGGCAACGGGGCGGATCGTACCGACGGCGTGTTCATCTCGCGGATTGCCCTTGAGTCTGCGGTTTACAACAGCGGCTGCCTGCGG GTGGGCGATGAAATCCTGGCGGTGAACCTGGTGGACGTTACCCACATGTCCCTGGACGATGTCGTCATCATTATGTCAATTCCGCGTCGCCTGGTGCTGGCGATACGGCAGCGGCGTGGCAATCGCGGGACAGGATCCCCCGGACCGCCGACGCTCTCCCGGCCGGAACAGAAACCGCCACCGGTTGTTGTGATCAAGCGGGATCTGCGGGACGAGGATCTAGACGAGACGGACCGGATGCCGAGACCGCGCTCATCACGTGAAAGACGTACAG GAGATGGTCGCGAAATGACGGAGTCGCGATCTCGCTTAGGTCTGGGGCTCAACAACTATAGTCCGCAGTCAGAGCAACTGGATATGTACTACAATACCCGCGGCGGAGGCGGAGGCGGAGCCATGGGTGAGCCGCCGAACTGGGGCTACaagccaccaccaccaccttcTTCGGTGATTACGGAGCAGCCGACGAAAGGCCATGCTTTTGCTCCATCGCACGCTTACTACCAGAATGCTGGCACCCTGGAGAGCCTGGCGGAGAAGGTACACGCCTTCTATCCCGGACAGCCCGGCGCTCCGCCTGTGGGTCCCTCGAGAAGAATGTCCACGGGCACTGGCAACGTAGGTCTCGCTCAACAACACGCCAGGTTCCCGCGGTCTGGTTCGGATCAGCATTTACCTCGCGTTGAATATGCGGACTACTCCAACTCCCTGGGACGGCATTCCCTTCTGCGGTCGAGTTTGAAGCCAGGAACGGCTGGAGGAGCTCCAATGCCAGTGGGAGTGGGTGGCACTCTGGGCCGATACGGGCGCTACGATCAACAGAGAGCAGGTGTATCCAAGTACGGTCCACCAGCTGGCGGAGCTCAGTCGCTGACCCGACGCTCCCGACCAAATCTGGACTATTCCAGCGATACGGAGGCTACAATTGGACCGAGGCCAAGTTACTACTACTATAACAGACCCGCCATCGGCAGCATGCCAAGGGGAGCGGGTGGAGCAGGCGGAGGAGTGGGTGCAGCTGCCGCAGCTGCCTTGTTGGCCGGAGCCACGGATCTCAATAAATTCAATTCGTTGCCCCGGGAGCGACCAGGAGTAAGACTGCAGGGCATTCGCTCCAGGATGGGAGACCGTTTGGTGGATGAGAACGATGGCAACACTTCAGCACCCGAATTCGACGCGAGGAGAGGCAGGGACCTGCGGCAGCGGATAACCGCCAGTCCGTCGATATTCACGGCGGACGAGTATCGCGCCTGGCTAAGAAGGGCACCTAGCAGCTCTGCGATTGCGGAACAAATGCGAATGACTCGGGACATGTTTGCGCAGCCGCGAGCTCAGCGATTCTCCTGCAGCGCAGAGAACATCCACGATGCTCTGAGGAAT ACGGAGAGCATCTACTCGAGTAGAACCCACATCCTCGGCACGGGAACTCTCGATCGGAACATGGGTCTTACTCGGCCTATTTCTGCACTACCCGTGAGATCTATGTCCTCGCAGCACATTGGAGGAGCGGGATCCATTCGTTCGCCCAGCATACGACGCATGAGGCAGCTACTGGAACTATCCGCTGGTCCTGCTAGTCCCAGCGGAAGCATCCTTAGCACAGGTGGCCACCAGAGTCCGGCACCCACACCAAGTGCAacgttgccacgcccacaccgCCAGATCGACATCAACCCGGCGGAGTTTGCGAAATACAAGCTGGATAAGCCCATCGTGGATATCGGAGGGATCTCCGGCATGTTGTGGATTCATTTGCTCGCAGGTCGCGGCCTCAGAACAGCTCCAGAGGGAGCGGGAGGACAAGCGCCACCAGGCCAAACCAGAGACCTCTATTGCGTCATCGAGTGCGATCGCGTGCACAAAGCGCGCACCGTGGTGCGTTCCGGTGACCTACAGTTCGACTGGGACGAGTCGTTCGAGCTGGACTTGGTGGGCAACAAGCAGTTGGACGTACTAGTCTACTCATGGGATCCGCAGCACAGGCACAAGTTGTGCTATCGAGGGGCCATCTCATTGTCGTCGATCCTCCGGCAGTCTCCACTTCACCAGCTGGCTTTAAAGGTGGAGCCTAGGGGCACAATATACATTCGCATGCGACACACGGATCCACTGGCTCTCTACAAGAGAAGGGGATTGCCCAGCTTGAGAGCTGGTTACCCCACGCTCTTCGGCGCCGACTTGGAAACGGTGGTCAACCGGGAGTCTAAGAACGCGCCCGGAAGTGCACCAGTTCCCATCGTTTTGAGGCGCTGTGTGGAGGAGGTGGAGCGCCGGGGGCTCGATATAATCGGGCTGTACCGACTGTGCGGCTCCGCCACCAAGAAGCGACTGCTGCGCGAGGCCTTCGAGCGCAACAGCCGTGCCGTGGAATTGAGCCCGGAACATGTTCCTGACATCAACGTCATCACCGGCGTGCTCAAGGATTACCTCAGGGAGCTACCCGAGCCGCTGTTCACGCGCTGTCTCTTCCAGATGACGGTGGATGCTTTGG CTGTCTGCCTGCCAGATGACCCGGAGGGCAATGCGAAACTGATGCTTAGCATTCTCGACTGCCTGCCGCGGGCAAATAGG GCGACCCTGGTATTCCTGCTGGACCACCTGTCGTTGGTCGTTTCCAACTCGGAGCGGAACAAGATGTCCGCCCAGGCGCTGGCCACCGTGATGGGCCCACCGCTGATGCTGCATTCGGCGAGTGCGCAGCCGGGCGCTGACATCGATCACGCCCAGCCGATCGCGGTGCTCAAGTATCTGCTCCAGATTTGGCCGCAGCCGCAGGCGCAGCATCAGCAGATGGCGCAGCACATGGGCGGCGCTGCGGGGGCGATGATGGGCGGCTTGGCCACCGCCGGCAGTATGAGCAACATGGCCGGCGTTGCTTCAG ACAGGTCGGCGCGGCGAGTCAACAGGGCAGCGTGGAAGCAAAGTCAGTGCGTTGCCAGCGGACAGACAGCAACTTCTACTGCAGCAGCAGGCGCAGCTCATGGCGGCGGGCAATCTTCTGCGCTCGTCCACTTCGGTAACCAACATACTCTCCCAAGGCCATCCTCAGCTCTCAGCCACAGCCAACAGTCATCTGTATCAATCAGTAGTGGGTCAGTTAGCTCAATCGCATCGAGCCTTGCAACAAGCGGTGCAACAG CCCTATCAATTGGGGGGCTCAGTGGGCTCAGCAATTCCCGACCAATCGCCACTGCCACTTCCAGGCACACCCTCCCCCGGCAGTAG
- the LOC119545828 gene encoding rho GTPase-activating protein 100F isoform X3, whose amino-acid sequence MQWKKKFTRLKAATGNSRVRRMLCCGRRKENGRSVPDVTASPGRAPPGPLPANQLSSLGNQQHHGNHHGNQGNHRGPSGSLSNAAGVKDPVMLQGDFRKVSGISSEIFRQIEAVENDHDPNTAAALEAVERRGEMIVRVLEPRCMGSKQAVDAAHKLMNKADGRHTVQLVEIVKRPGQTLGLYIREGNGADRTDGVFISRIALESAVYNSGCLRVGDEILAVNLVDVTHMSLDDVVIIMSIPRRLVLAIRQRRGNRGTGSPGPPTLSRPEQKPPPVVVIKRDLRDEDLDETDRMPRPRSSRERRTDGREMTESRSRLGLGLNNYSPQSEQLDMYYNTRGGGGGGAMGEPPNWGYKPPPPPSSVITEQPTKGHAFAPSHAYYQNAGTLESLAEKVHAFYPGQPGAPPVGPSRRMSTGTGNVGLAQQHARFPRSGSDQHLPRVEYADYSNSLGRHSLLRSSLKPGTAGGAPMPVGVGGTLGRYGRYDQQRAGVSKYGPPAGGAQSLTRRSRPNLDYSSDTEATIGPRPSYYYYNRPAIGSMPRGAGGAGGGVGAAAAAALLAGATDLNKFNSLPRERPGVRLQGIRSRMGDRLVDENDGNTSAPEFDARRGRDLRQRITASPSIFTADEYRAWLRRAPSSSAIAEQMRMTRDMFAQPRAQRFSCSAENIHDALRNTESIYSSRTHILGTGTLDRNMGLTRPISALPVRSMSSQHIGGAGSIRSPSIRRMRQLLELSAGPASPSGSILSTGGHQSPAPTPSATLPRPHRQIDINPAEFAKYKLDKPIVDIGGISGMLWIHLLAGRGLRTAPEGAGGQAPPGQTRDLYCVIECDRVHKARTVVRSGDLQFDWDESFELDLVGNKQLDVLVYSWDPQHRHKLCYRGAISLSSILRQSPLHQLALKVEPRGTIYIRMRHTDPLALYKRRGLPSLRAGYPTLFGADLETVVNRESKNAPGSAPVPIVLRRCVEEVERRGLDIIGLYRLCGSATKKRLLREAFERNSRAVELSPEHVPDINVITGVLKDYLRELPEPLFTRCLFQMTVDALAVCLPDDPEGNAKLMLSILDCLPRANRATLVFLLDHLSLVVSNSERNKMSAQALATVMGPPLMLHSASAQPGADIDHAQPIAVLKYLLQIWPQPQAQHQQMAQHMGGAAGAMMGGLATAGSMSNMAGVASGRRGESTGQRGSKVSALPADRQQLLLQQQAQLMAAGNLLRSSTSVTNILSQGHPQLSATANSHLYQSVVGQLAQSHRALQQAVQQPYQLGGSVGSAIPDQSPLPLPGTPSPGSSSASTGSGSGSGSGKSTDTIKRGASPVSVKQVKIVDQPSSPYSIVMKKPPLQKDAPVEITTPTLQAEAASSLGGCTRDKESNGTVSRRGNVDFYEPHKAQSKSLVTEESSYTSKYSSLEAKKSSFGNSSYTPSKANASGLSAGEDYKAMRNKSSATSSSSSSQATVLSAGSTATSAPTTSSDDSDDLVSYKSSASTNALLAQSQAMTTSQLMSKYLKREPRVQFTPIKSPDSPSPPGGGDGLPKGTYQLVTPSSGSSTKPGATTGAISKYTTSSADSNTNTNSQKLSSPSRLSSSKDSNTKTGTVSSTTASSSLVSTGRRLFDSLASSSSSETETKTYIGDTTAASGASTTVSYTNDTRNSGSSGSKSGMGGGSGLGAVSGANSEGRSYGSTLFGSSGLGNGNGSSHSHSNASPSPFTTTNGNGNHNTMHLYGTLPKNGASTGAALFGGSANSSSYHSAGSGSGAGTASSSGVSSMTGSTNSYDFYTSSSSSGSGSRPFANGGNNYHTLGTYRAQYAATNPFLDAFDEKPGSNGGNSHGEEKLGADKGHHRAAVMAAFQSSGDSKNGSDEYDDIK is encoded by the exons CAACAACATCATGGCAACCATCATGGAAACCAGGGCAACCACCGCGGCCCAAGCGGTAGTCTGTCGAACGCAGCAGGGGTCAAGGACCCGGTGATGCTCCAGGGCGACTTCCGCAAGGTCAGCGGCATCAGCTCAGAGATCTTCCGCCAGATAGAGGCCGTCGAGAATGACCACGACCCCAACACGGCCGCGGCTCTGGAGGCAGTGGAGCGTCGCGGGGAGATGATCGTGCGCGTCCTGGAGCCGCGATGCATGGGCAGCAAGCAGGCGGTGGACGCCGCCCACAAGCTGATGAACAAGGCGGACGGACGACACACAGTGCAGCTGGTGGAGATCGTCAAGCGGCCTGGTCAGACGCTGGGCCTGTACATCCGCGAGGGCAACGGGGCGGATCGTACCGACGGCGTGTTCATCTCGCGGATTGCCCTTGAGTCTGCGGTTTACAACAGCGGCTGCCTGCGG GTGGGCGATGAAATCCTGGCGGTGAACCTGGTGGACGTTACCCACATGTCCCTGGACGATGTCGTCATCATTATGTCAATTCCGCGTCGCCTGGTGCTGGCGATACGGCAGCGGCGTGGCAATCGCGGGACAGGATCCCCCGGACCGCCGACGCTCTCCCGGCCGGAACAGAAACCGCCACCGGTTGTTGTGATCAAGCGGGATCTGCGGGACGAGGATCTAGACGAGACGGACCGGATGCCGAGACCGCGCTCATCACGTGAAAGACGTACAG ATGGTCGCGAAATGACGGAGTCGCGATCTCGCTTAGGTCTGGGGCTCAACAACTATAGTCCGCAGTCAGAGCAACTGGATATGTACTACAATACCCGCGGCGGAGGCGGAGGCGGAGCCATGGGTGAGCCGCCGAACTGGGGCTACaagccaccaccaccaccttcTTCGGTGATTACGGAGCAGCCGACGAAAGGCCATGCTTTTGCTCCATCGCACGCTTACTACCAGAATGCTGGCACCCTGGAGAGCCTGGCGGAGAAGGTACACGCCTTCTATCCCGGACAGCCCGGCGCTCCGCCTGTGGGTCCCTCGAGAAGAATGTCCACGGGCACTGGCAACGTAGGTCTCGCTCAACAACACGCCAGGTTCCCGCGGTCTGGTTCGGATCAGCATTTACCTCGCGTTGAATATGCGGACTACTCCAACTCCCTGGGACGGCATTCCCTTCTGCGGTCGAGTTTGAAGCCAGGAACGGCTGGAGGAGCTCCAATGCCAGTGGGAGTGGGTGGCACTCTGGGCCGATACGGGCGCTACGATCAACAGAGAGCAGGTGTATCCAAGTACGGTCCACCAGCTGGCGGAGCTCAGTCGCTGACCCGACGCTCCCGACCAAATCTGGACTATTCCAGCGATACGGAGGCTACAATTGGACCGAGGCCAAGTTACTACTACTATAACAGACCCGCCATCGGCAGCATGCCAAGGGGAGCGGGTGGAGCAGGCGGAGGAGTGGGTGCAGCTGCCGCAGCTGCCTTGTTGGCCGGAGCCACGGATCTCAATAAATTCAATTCGTTGCCCCGGGAGCGACCAGGAGTAAGACTGCAGGGCATTCGCTCCAGGATGGGAGACCGTTTGGTGGATGAGAACGATGGCAACACTTCAGCACCCGAATTCGACGCGAGGAGAGGCAGGGACCTGCGGCAGCGGATAACCGCCAGTCCGTCGATATTCACGGCGGACGAGTATCGCGCCTGGCTAAGAAGGGCACCTAGCAGCTCTGCGATTGCGGAACAAATGCGAATGACTCGGGACATGTTTGCGCAGCCGCGAGCTCAGCGATTCTCCTGCAGCGCAGAGAACATCCACGATGCTCTGAGGAAT ACGGAGAGCATCTACTCGAGTAGAACCCACATCCTCGGCACGGGAACTCTCGATCGGAACATGGGTCTTACTCGGCCTATTTCTGCACTACCCGTGAGATCTATGTCCTCGCAGCACATTGGAGGAGCGGGATCCATTCGTTCGCCCAGCATACGACGCATGAGGCAGCTACTGGAACTATCCGCTGGTCCTGCTAGTCCCAGCGGAAGCATCCTTAGCACAGGTGGCCACCAGAGTCCGGCACCCACACCAAGTGCAacgttgccacgcccacaccgCCAGATCGACATCAACCCGGCGGAGTTTGCGAAATACAAGCTGGATAAGCCCATCGTGGATATCGGAGGGATCTCCGGCATGTTGTGGATTCATTTGCTCGCAGGTCGCGGCCTCAGAACAGCTCCAGAGGGAGCGGGAGGACAAGCGCCACCAGGCCAAACCAGAGACCTCTATTGCGTCATCGAGTGCGATCGCGTGCACAAAGCGCGCACCGTGGTGCGTTCCGGTGACCTACAGTTCGACTGGGACGAGTCGTTCGAGCTGGACTTGGTGGGCAACAAGCAGTTGGACGTACTAGTCTACTCATGGGATCCGCAGCACAGGCACAAGTTGTGCTATCGAGGGGCCATCTCATTGTCGTCGATCCTCCGGCAGTCTCCACTTCACCAGCTGGCTTTAAAGGTGGAGCCTAGGGGCACAATATACATTCGCATGCGACACACGGATCCACTGGCTCTCTACAAGAGAAGGGGATTGCCCAGCTTGAGAGCTGGTTACCCCACGCTCTTCGGCGCCGACTTGGAAACGGTGGTCAACCGGGAGTCTAAGAACGCGCCCGGAAGTGCACCAGTTCCCATCGTTTTGAGGCGCTGTGTGGAGGAGGTGGAGCGCCGGGGGCTCGATATAATCGGGCTGTACCGACTGTGCGGCTCCGCCACCAAGAAGCGACTGCTGCGCGAGGCCTTCGAGCGCAACAGCCGTGCCGTGGAATTGAGCCCGGAACATGTTCCTGACATCAACGTCATCACCGGCGTGCTCAAGGATTACCTCAGGGAGCTACCCGAGCCGCTGTTCACGCGCTGTCTCTTCCAGATGACGGTGGATGCTTTGG CTGTCTGCCTGCCAGATGACCCGGAGGGCAATGCGAAACTGATGCTTAGCATTCTCGACTGCCTGCCGCGGGCAAATAGG GCGACCCTGGTATTCCTGCTGGACCACCTGTCGTTGGTCGTTTCCAACTCGGAGCGGAACAAGATGTCCGCCCAGGCGCTGGCCACCGTGATGGGCCCACCGCTGATGCTGCATTCGGCGAGTGCGCAGCCGGGCGCTGACATCGATCACGCCCAGCCGATCGCGGTGCTCAAGTATCTGCTCCAGATTTGGCCGCAGCCGCAGGCGCAGCATCAGCAGATGGCGCAGCACATGGGCGGCGCTGCGGGGGCGATGATGGGCGGCTTGGCCACCGCCGGCAGTATGAGCAACATGGCCGGCGTTGCTTCAG GTCGGCGCGGCGAGTCAACAGGGCAGCGTGGAAGCAAAGTCAGTGCGTTGCCAGCGGACAGACAGCAACTTCTACTGCAGCAGCAGGCGCAGCTCATGGCGGCGGGCAATCTTCTGCGCTCGTCCACTTCGGTAACCAACATACTCTCCCAAGGCCATCCTCAGCTCTCAGCCACAGCCAACAGTCATCTGTATCAATCAGTAGTGGGTCAGTTAGCTCAATCGCATCGAGCCTTGCAACAAGCGGTGCAACAG CCCTATCAATTGGGGGGCTCAGTGGGCTCAGCAATTCCCGACCAATCGCCACTGCCACTTCCAGGCACACCCTCCCCCGGCAGTAGTTCGGCGTCGACGGGCTCGGGCTCCGGATCCGGATCGGGTAAAA GCACGGATACCATCAAGCGCGGTGCTTCGCCCGTTTCGGTGAAGCAAGTTAAGATCGTCGACCAGCCATCTAGCCCCTATTCCATCGTGATGAAGAAGCCGCCGCTGCAGAAGGACGCGCCCGTAGAAATCACCACGCCCACACTCCAAGCGGAGGCAGCCTCATCCCTGGGCGGCTGCACTAGAGACAAGGAAAGCAATGGGACAGTATCTCGCCGGGGAAATGTGGACTTCTATGAACCGCACAAAGCGCAGTCCAAGAGTTTGGTGACCGAAGAATCCAGCTACACCTCCAAGTACTCCAGCTTGGAAGCTAAGAAGAGCAGCTTCGGCAACAGTAGCTACACGCCAAGCAAGGCGAATGCCAGTGGACTCTCCGCCGGCGAGGACTACAAAGCCATGCGTAACAAGTCGAGCGCCACTTCCAGCTCCAGTTCGTCCCAGGCCACGGTTCTGAGTGCTGGCTCGACGGCCACCTCAGCCCCGACCACCTCTTCGGACGATTCGGATGATCTGGTCTCCTACAAGTCCTCGGCCTCCACAAATGCTTTGCTAGCCCAATCGCAGGCCATGACCACCAGCCAGCTGATGTCCAAGTATCTAAAGCGGGAGCCACGGGTGCAGTTTACGCCGATTAAGTCCCCGGACTCGCCCTCACCTCCGGGAGGGGGCGACGGGCTGCCCAAGGGCACTTACCAATTGGTCACGCCAAGCTCGGGATCATCGACCAAGCCGGGTGCTACCACTGGAGCTATTAGCAAGTACACCACCAGCTCAGCGGACTCGAATACAAACACAAACAGCCAGAAGTTGTCATCGCCCTCGCGACTGTCCAGCAGCAAAGATAGCAATACAAAAACGGGAACGGTCAGCAGCACCACTGCTTCGTCTTCGCTGGTTTCCACTGGTCGTCGACTGTTCGACAGCCTGGCCTCTTCATCGTCCTCGGAAACGGAGACCAAGACATACATAGGTGACACCACTGCGGCTAGTGGGGCAAGTACTACTGTATCCTACACTAACGACACCAGGAACTCCGGCAGCAGTGGCAGTAAGTCGGGAATGGGAGGGGGATCTGGGTTGGGAGCGGTTTCGGGAGCAAACTCCGAGGGCCGAAGTTATGGCAGTACGCTCTTCGGCAGCAGTGGTCTGGGAAACGGCAATGGCAGTAGCCACAGCCACTCGAACGCCAGTCCGAGTCCCTTCACCACCACCAACGGCAACGGCAACCACAATACCATGCACCTGTACGGCACTTTGCCCAAAAATGGAGCTTCCACGGGGGCAGCTCTGTTCGGCGGATCAGCCAACAGCTCCTCGTACCACTCCGCTGGGAGTGGAAGTGGAGCAGGAACCGCCAGCAGCAGCGGGGTTAGTTCCATGACGGGCTCCACCAATAGCTACGACTTCTACACGAGTAGTAGCTCCAGTGGCAGCGGCTCGCGACCCTTTGCCAACGGGGGCAACAACTACCACACACTGGGAACCTACAGGGCTCAGTACGCGGCCACCAATCCCTTCCTAGATGCGTTTGATGAGAAGCCGGGCAGCAATGGGGGTAATAGCCACGGGGAGGAGAAGCTAGGCGCGGACAAGGGTCACCACAGGGCAGCTGTAATGGCGGCTTTCCAGTCGTCGGGAGACTCGAAAAACGGTAGCGATGAGTATGACGATATCAAGTGA